The Trichosurus vulpecula isolate mTriVul1 chromosome 3, mTriVul1.pri, whole genome shotgun sequence genome includes a window with the following:
- the SSNA1 gene encoding Sjoegren syndrome nuclear autoantigen 1: MSQQGAALQNYNNELVKCIEELCQKREELCRQIQQEEDEKQRLQGEVRQLTEKLARVNENLARKIASRNEFDRTIAETEAAYLKILESSQTLLNVLKREAGNLSKAAAQDQKSAMGKDS; encoded by the exons ATGAGCCAGCAGGGAGCGGCGCTTCAGAACTACAACAACGAGCTGGTCAAGT GCATTGAGGAACTGTGCCAGAAGCGGGAGGAGCTGTGCCGGCAGATCCAGCAGGAGGAGGATGAGAAGCAGAGGCTCCAGGGCGAAGTGCGGCAGCTGACGGAGAAGCTGGCCCGGGTCAACGAGAACTTGGCGCGGAAGATCGCCTCCCGAAACGAGTTTGACCGCACCATTGCAGAGACAGAGGCCGCTTACCTCAAG ATTCTGGAAAGTTCTCAGACACTGCTCAATGTCCTGAAGCGAGAAGCAGGGAATCTAAGCAAGGCTGCAGCCCAGGACCAGAAGAGTGCTATGGGCAAGGACAGCTGA